In the genome of Desulfuromonas sp. DDH964, one region contains:
- the ffh gene encoding signal recognition particle protein, with product MFDNLTEKFDAVFKKLRGHGRLTEENIQEALREVRLVLLEADVNFRVVKDFIASVRERAVGQEVLRSLTPAQQVIKVVREELARLMGEGEDNALDLAARPPVAMMLCGLQGAGKTTTCGKLALKLRKEKRSPLLVPADIYRPAAIEQLKTLSRQLNVPVFDSRADMDPVDICLQARQFAELNGYDTLILDTAGRLHIDQALMGELQRINAALAPREVLFVADAMTGQDAVTVAQAFNEQLTLTGVILTKLDGDARGGAALSVRAVTGKPIKLVGLGEKLDALETFHPDRMAQRILGMGDVLSLIEKAQEAIDQDEAATMQERLRKEGFTLENFRDQLQSIKKMGSMESILKLIPGAGKALKEMQGAQLPDKELKKIEAIINSMTARERRDHRVLNGSRRLRIARGSGTTVQDVNQLLKRFSEAQKMMKKMQKMGPRGLKGMLGRGGGLPF from the coding sequence ATGTTCGATAACCTGACGGAAAAATTTGACGCGGTTTTCAAGAAACTGCGTGGCCACGGCCGGCTGACGGAAGAGAATATCCAGGAGGCGCTGCGTGAAGTGCGCCTGGTCCTGCTGGAGGCCGATGTTAATTTCCGGGTCGTCAAGGACTTTATCGCCTCCGTGCGTGAGCGTGCGGTCGGTCAGGAGGTTCTCAGGAGCCTGACGCCGGCCCAGCAGGTCATCAAGGTGGTGCGCGAGGAGTTGGCGCGGCTGATGGGGGAGGGGGAGGATAATGCCCTCGATCTCGCCGCCCGGCCGCCGGTGGCAATGATGCTGTGCGGCCTGCAGGGCGCCGGCAAGACGACGACCTGCGGCAAGCTAGCCCTGAAGCTGCGCAAGGAAAAACGCTCGCCGCTGCTGGTCCCCGCGGATATCTACCGGCCCGCGGCGATTGAACAGCTCAAGACCCTCAGCCGGCAACTGAATGTGCCGGTCTTCGATTCCCGGGCCGATATGGACCCGGTCGACATCTGCCTGCAGGCCCGGCAGTTTGCCGAGCTCAACGGCTACGACACGCTGATCCTCGATACCGCCGGCCGTCTGCACATCGACCAGGCGCTGATGGGGGAGTTGCAGCGGATCAACGCGGCGCTGGCGCCGCGGGAGGTCCTCTTCGTCGCTGACGCCATGACCGGGCAGGATGCGGTCACCGTGGCCCAGGCCTTCAACGAGCAGCTCACCCTCACCGGGGTGATCCTGACCAAGCTCGATGGTGACGCCCGTGGCGGCGCCGCGCTGTCGGTCCGGGCCGTGACCGGCAAGCCGATCAAGCTGGTCGGTCTCGGCGAAAAGCTCGATGCCCTGGAGACCTTCCATCCCGACCGGATGGCACAACGCATCCTCGGCATGGGCGATGTCCTGTCGCTGATCGAAAAAGCCCAGGAGGCGATCGATCAGGACGAAGCCGCAACGATGCAGGAACGGTTGCGGAAAGAAGGGTTTACCCTCGAGAATTTTCGCGATCAGCTCCAGTCGATCAAGAAGATGGGGTCGATGGAGTCGATCCTCAAGCTGATTCCCGGCGCCGGCAAGGCTCTCAAGGAGATGCAGGGCGCCCAGCTCCCCGACAAGGAGCTCAAGAAGATCGAGGCGATCATCAATTCGATGACCGCCCGGGAGCGGCGTGACCACCGGGTGCTCAATGGCTCGCGGCGGCTGCGTATCGCTCGCGGCAGCGGCACCACGGTGCAGGACGTCAACCAGCTGCTGAAGCGCTTTTCCGAAGCGCAGAAGATGATGAAGAAGATGCAGAAGATGGGACCCCGCGGCCTCAAGGGCATGCTCGGACGCGGCGGCGGTCTCCCCTTTTAA
- the rpsP gene encoding 30S ribosomal protein S16, translating to MSVKIRLARGGAKKKPFYQVVVADERYPRDGRFIEKLGQYDPKQDPPLVTLKEDRTLEWLKQGAQPTDTVRQLLRKQGLWARFKQPQEA from the coding sequence ATGTCCGTTAAGATCCGGCTCGCCCGCGGTGGCGCCAAGAAAAAGCCTTTTTACCAGGTCGTTGTGGCTGACGAGCGTTACCCGCGCGACGGTCGCTTCATCGAAAAGCTCGGCCAGTACGATCCGAAGCAGGACCCGCCGCTGGTGACCCTGAAGGAAGACCGTACCCTGGAGTGGCTGAAGCAGGGGGCGCAGCCGACCGACACGGTACGGCAGCTGCTGCGCAAGCAGGGCCTCTGGGCCCGCTTCAAGCAACCCCAGGAGGCCTGA
- a CDS encoding DUF3343 domain-containing protein, which translates to MVKEGDLVAIFHSIHRVMQAEKLLKQQRAEILLIPVPRQLTSDCGLAIRFAESDRDTVEAILAAAGLQAVETWRREGKGYRLLEGGNPGV; encoded by the coding sequence ATGGTAAAAGAAGGTGACCTGGTGGCGATTTTTCACTCCATTCACCGGGTGATGCAGGCGGAAAAGCTCCTCAAGCAGCAACGGGCAGAGATCCTGCTGATCCCGGTGCCGCGCCAGCTGACCTCCGACTGTGGCCTGGCGATCCGCTTTGCTGAAAGTGACCGGGATACGGTCGAAGCGATCCTCGCTGCGGCCGGCTTGCAGGCGGTTGAAACCTGGCGCCGTGAAGGGAAGGGGTACCGGTTGCTGGAGGGCGGGAACCCCGGGGTTTGA
- a CDS encoding KH domain-containing protein, protein MKELIEFIARSLVENPAAVTVSEEEADDGSILVKLAAAQEDMGRIIGKQGRTAKAMRTLLNAKATRENRRANLQIME, encoded by the coding sequence ATGAAAGAGCTCATCGAATTCATTGCCAGATCCCTGGTGGAAAATCCTGCCGCGGTGACCGTTTCCGAGGAAGAGGCCGACGACGGTTCGATCCTCGTCAAGCTGGCGGCCGCCCAGGAGGACATGGGGCGGATCATCGGCAAGCAGGGGCGGACGGCCAAGGCCATGCGCACCCTGCTCAATGCCAAGGCGACCCGGGAAAACCGCCGCGCCAACCTCCAGATCATGGAATAG